In a single window of the Deinococcus aetherius genome:
- the argJ gene encoding bifunctional glutamate N-acetyltransferase/amino-acid acetyltransferase ArgJ — MTDSGLALDPTFPQGFRAAAMAAGIKPSGRTDLSCVVSDEACTWAFAGTRSTTAAACVGRNRELYREGRPVRALLVNAGNANAATGARGVRDNADMAGALGSVLNVDADAVLTASTGIIGHPLPMDRVLGGVEHLPEELGTAAGPFAAAIMTTDTRPKLAQATLSTGARIVGTAKGSGMIHPDMATMFAFAFTDARVDASALREAFPAVVACTFNAVTVDGDTSTNDMAVVLANGLAGDVDPGEFLAALEGVMRDLARMIAADGEGATKLLTVRVGGARTEAEALTAARTCCVSPLLKSAVHGNDPNWGRVIMAVGRSGAAVDIERMTVSVQGRPVFAGRPLPYDEAQVSASMRAEEVVFEVNLGVGEAQGEAWGCDLSAEYVSINADYTT, encoded by the coding sequence ATGACGGATTCCGGGCTGGCCCTCGATCCCACTTTTCCACAAGGCTTCCGGGCGGCGGCGATGGCGGCGGGCATCAAGCCGAGCGGACGAACGGACCTGAGCTGTGTGGTGAGCGACGAGGCCTGCACCTGGGCCTTCGCGGGCACCCGCAGCACGACGGCGGCGGCCTGCGTGGGGCGCAACCGCGAGCTGTACCGCGAGGGAAGGCCCGTGCGCGCCCTCCTCGTCAACGCCGGGAACGCCAACGCCGCGACCGGGGCGCGGGGCGTGCGCGACAACGCCGACATGGCGGGGGCGCTCGGCAGCGTGCTGAACGTGGACGCCGACGCCGTGCTCACCGCGAGCACCGGCATCATCGGCCATCCGCTGCCGATGGACCGGGTGCTGGGCGGCGTGGAGCACCTGCCGGAGGAACTGGGCACGGCGGCAGGCCCCTTCGCGGCGGCGATCATGACGACCGACACACGCCCCAAGCTCGCCCAGGCGACCCTGAGCACGGGCGCCCGCATCGTGGGCACGGCGAAGGGCAGCGGCATGATCCACCCCGACATGGCGACGATGTTCGCCTTCGCCTTCACCGACGCGCGGGTGGACGCCTCCGCCCTGCGGGAAGCCTTTCCCGCCGTCGTGGCCTGCACCTTCAACGCGGTGACGGTGGACGGCGACACGAGCACGAACGACATGGCGGTGGTGCTGGCGAACGGCCTCGCCGGTGACGTGGACCCGGGGGAGTTCCTGGCCGCGCTGGAGGGCGTGATGCGCGACCTCGCCCGCATGATCGCCGCCGACGGGGAGGGGGCGACCAAGCTCCTCACCGTCCGGGTGGGCGGGGCGCGCACCGAGGCCGAGGCGCTGACGGCCGCCCGCACCTGCTGCGTGAGCCCCCTGCTCAAGAGCGCCGTCCACGGCAACGATCCCAACTGGGGCCGGGTGATCATGGCGGTGGGCCGCAGCGGCGCGGCGGTGGACATCGAGCGGATGACGGTGAGCGTGCAGGGCCGGCCCGTCTTCGCCGGGAGACCCCTCCCCTACGACGAGGCGCAGGTCAGCGCTAGCATGAGGGCCGAGGAAGTCGTCTTCGAGGTCAACCTCGGCGTGGGGGAGGCGCAGGGCGAGGCGTGGGGCTGCGACCTGAGCGCCGAGTACGTGAGCATTAACGCGGACTACACGACCTGA
- a CDS encoding MOSC domain-containing protein — translation MTVQPMTATVTAVSVSETHSFSKANRERIRLLAELGVEGDAHLGVTVRHRSRVAADPTQPNLRQVHLIHAELHDELRAQGLDVAAGQMGENVTTRGLDLLGLPRGTRLHLGGAAVVEVTGLRNPCAQLDSFRPGLLAAVLGRDAQGRLVRKAGVMGIVVAGGEVRPGDPIRVERPPEPYEALDRV, via the coding sequence ATGACCGTTCAGCCCATGACGGCCACCGTCACCGCCGTCAGCGTGAGTGAGACCCACTCCTTCAGCAAGGCGAACCGGGAGCGCATCCGGCTCCTCGCCGAGCTGGGCGTGGAGGGGGACGCGCATCTCGGCGTCACCGTCCGGCACCGCTCGCGGGTGGCCGCCGACCCCACTCAGCCTAACCTGCGGCAGGTCCACCTCATCCACGCCGAGCTGCACGACGAGTTGCGCGCCCAGGGCCTCGACGTGGCCGCCGGGCAGATGGGCGAGAACGTCACGACACGCGGGCTCGACCTCCTCGGCCTGCCCCGGGGCACGCGGCTGCACCTGGGCGGGGCGGCGGTGGTGGAGGTCACGGGGCTGCGCAACCCCTGCGCCCAGCTCGACTCCTTCCGGCCGGGCCTGCTCGCCGCCGTGCTGGGCCGCGACGCCCAGGGCCGCCTCGTCCGCAAGGCGGGGGTCATGGGCATCGTCGTGGCGGGGGGCGAGGTCCGCCCGGGCGACCCCATCCGGGTCGAACGGCCGCCCGAACCCTACGAGGCCCTCGACCGGGTCTGA